The Actinomadura graeca nucleotide sequence CACCCGGCCCGCGCCGCCGCGTATGCCCGTCCGCACCACCCGGCGCATGGCGCGCAAGGCGGGCAAGGACCGGCTCCGCTTCCTGCCGCTGCACCTGGCGGTCGAGGGTTACCTCGCGCTGCACTTCGGCGGCCCGGAGATCGTCTGGGAGGAATGGTCGCGGCGGGCGGTCGCGCGGGGCCTGTCGCCGCGCTGCGAGGAAACCTACCTCGGCTCGGAGGTGCGCGGCCTGGAGGACGCGCTGCGGATCTTCGAGATCCATCCCGGGCAGTGCGGAGTGCTGGTCTACGTGGCCGACGCCCTGGCCGGCGCGTTCGTGACCCCGCACCAGGACGACTACCGGGCGCTGCACCCGACACTGGTCGAAGACCTCTTCGGCGAGCTGATCTACATGTACGGGCTTCTGGGGGCGCCCGCGGGCGACCTGTCGGCGGGCATCGACGGCGGGGGGATCCGCTCGCTCGCCGACCTGCGCGCCGCCGCCGCGCGGGCACGGGACGCGTGGGCCGACTTCCACGACGGGACCATGGCCGGGGGGCTGCGCGACCCCGACGGGTCCCGCCAGGTCGTGCAGTTCCTGAACGGCTTCGAGCTGGCGCGCTTCATGCCGTCGTTCGGGCTGCGCCGGGAGAACCACATCGGCGAGGCCATCGTCGACGAGGAGGGCCGGCTCGCCTACATGAAGACGTTCCGGCTCTCCGACGGCCAGGTCCGGCGCGGCCACCTGCTCAAGCAGCTCGCCCGGCACGGCTGGCGGCTCGCGGACACGGCCGCGTCCCTGGGCGTCGGCGAGGCCGCCCTGGCGCTGCGGCTCGAACGCTCCGGGTTCGGCCACCTGCTGCGCCAGGACGTCCTGG carries:
- a CDS encoding ARPP-2 domain-containing protein encodes the protein MFRPDGLTTGPAQVWNAIRLVPLLREEPVPHLRLHRRVYEQPVSVVEVGDGTVYTAYVPHAFVATWSEDDRLPAASYGTRLLERDTRPAPPRMPVRTTRRMARKAGKDRLRFLPLHLAVEGYLALHFGGPEIVWEEWSRRAVARGLSPRCEETYLGSEVRGLEDALRIFEIHPGQCGVLVYVADALAGAFVTPHQDDYRALHPTLVEDLFGELIYMYGLLGAPAGDLSAGIDGGGIRSLADLRAAAARARDAWADFHDGTMAGGLRDPDGSRQVVQFLNGFELARFMPSFGLRRENHIGEAIVDEEGRLAYMKTFRLSDGQVRRGHLLKQLARHGWRLADTAASLGVGEAALALRLERSGFGHLLRQDVLDHYRAQARREGVT